One genomic region from Amycolatopsis sp. FBCC-B4732 encodes:
- a CDS encoding caspase, EACC1-associated type gives MAGRRRALIVANGEYDNAGLQRLGSPAADADALAGVLADRAISDFDVQVVRNETAHVVQAEIEDLCAEGRPDDVLLLHFSCHGLKDDSGGLYFAARNTRPDRLRSTAVPAQFVQQCVSQSRSRSIVLLLDCCYGGAFGQGVAVRSSGDANVLDSFRGGRGRAVITASNSIEYAFEGAHLAEGQPARPSVFTSALVEGLRTGEADRDEDGWIALGELYEYLFDRVRERNPKQTPSRDIEMQGELYLAKSRRRRIKPSPIPADLSAAITAENPFTRLGAVAELRRRLSSDNLPVAMGAFEALKVMASTDIEHIAAAASDALGDVAVRVDSPAIHLSAPAGEPGTATVRALGPPVAREVRFEPSHPWIAVTEVDGGANLMATAGEKGTRRGKLVVTGPTGDVVVEVEIDAIPAPEPAPAPTPAPAYTPAPEPTRATNPAPDPAPGTAGGSEPVPAPAPTPQVASAPTPVPNPAPGPAPDLAPGPAAPDITSGPAAGSAPGPAAARQAASEPALPPASPAAPVPTAAAEATKRPNVAFGASDAPNATLGALDATNATWGRVPEPEATPEVGAGPGRETEAAEAAKPATSPETAPAVAAKPAPKAANLPEPAVEAKQAPEPAPAAAAEAAKLATPPGQTAAAAAGAVDPVGGFAGIAAITGAVFAVVGLGLHYRYGEPLTYFRPGMETYVGIVAACATLAGILALAPRTRTRTGPALLLGTGLAGLFGLLRFLGDAITYTADSDAELGAGYTFLLLAHVAWTIAAVCAAVILRKDAGRARGRPDWAAVGLGVLLAAAWLTQLGELSRHSDSEAGRAAAYFLVGAILAVLIPAVAISLRSGWAVLATGTAGLAGVLVPTFVAVAGHSTVAGQVIASSAILLLVVDTVVLARRNQPIEGQP, from the coding sequence ATGGCGGGGCGGAGGCGCGCGCTCATCGTCGCGAACGGCGAATACGACAACGCGGGTTTGCAGCGGCTGGGCTCACCCGCGGCGGACGCCGACGCCCTCGCCGGGGTGCTGGCCGACCGGGCCATCAGCGACTTCGACGTCCAGGTGGTCCGCAACGAAACCGCGCACGTGGTCCAGGCGGAGATCGAGGACCTGTGCGCGGAGGGCCGCCCGGACGACGTCCTGCTGCTGCACTTTTCCTGCCACGGCTTGAAAGACGACTCGGGCGGCCTGTACTTCGCGGCCCGCAACACCCGCCCGGACCGCCTGCGCTCGACGGCGGTGCCCGCGCAGTTCGTCCAGCAGTGCGTCAGCCAGAGCCGCTCGCGCAGCATCGTCCTGCTGCTGGACTGTTGTTACGGCGGCGCGTTCGGCCAGGGCGTGGCGGTCCGTTCGTCGGGCGACGCGAACGTGCTGGACAGCTTCCGCGGCGGCCGCGGCCGGGCGGTGATCACGGCGTCGAACTCGATCGAGTACGCCTTCGAGGGCGCCCACCTGGCGGAAGGCCAGCCCGCGCGACCGTCGGTTTTCACGTCGGCGCTGGTGGAGGGGTTGCGCACGGGCGAGGCCGACCGCGACGAGGACGGCTGGATCGCGCTGGGCGAGCTGTACGAGTACCTGTTCGACCGCGTCCGCGAGCGCAACCCGAAGCAGACGCCCAGCCGCGACATCGAGATGCAGGGCGAGCTGTACCTGGCGAAGAGCAGACGCCGCCGGATCAAGCCGTCCCCGATCCCGGCGGACCTGTCGGCGGCGATCACGGCGGAGAACCCGTTCACCAGACTGGGCGCGGTGGCGGAGTTGCGGCGCCGCCTGTCGAGCGACAACCTGCCGGTGGCGATGGGCGCGTTCGAGGCGCTGAAGGTGATGGCATCGACGGACATCGAGCACATCGCAGCGGCGGCTTCGGACGCGCTGGGTGACGTGGCGGTGCGGGTGGACTCGCCGGCGATCCACCTTTCGGCCCCGGCGGGAGAGCCGGGTACGGCGACCGTGCGGGCGTTGGGCCCACCGGTGGCGCGGGAGGTGCGCTTCGAGCCGTCCCACCCGTGGATAGCGGTGACGGAGGTCGACGGCGGCGCAAACCTGATGGCGACGGCGGGGGAGAAGGGAACGCGCCGGGGCAAGCTGGTGGTGACCGGCCCGACCGGCGACGTGGTGGTGGAGGTGGAGATCGACGCGATCCCCGCCCCTGAGCCCGCCCCCGCTCCCACGCCTGCACCCGCTTACACCCCCGCTCCCGAACCCACGCGCGCTACGAACCCCGCGCCTGACCCGGCGCCGGGTACCGCAGGGGGTTCCGAACCCGTCCCCGCACCGGCGCCCACGCCACAGGTTGCGTCGGCACCCACGCCCGTTCCGAACCCCGCGCCTGGCCCGGCACCCGACCTCGCGCCCGGCCCCGCAGCACCCGACATCACGTCCGGCCCCGCAGCGGGTTCCGCACCCGGCCCCGCGGCCGCACGGCAGGCCGCATCGGAGCCCGCACTCCCGCCCGCATCACCAGCCGCGCCGGTACCCACGGCCGCGGCGGAGGCCACCAAGCGCCCCAACGTGGCGTTCGGTGCGTCTGACGCACCGAACGCCACATTGGGTGCGTTGGACGCAACCAACGCCACATGGGGACGCGTTCCCGAGCCGGAAGCCACGCCGGAGGTCGGCGCCGGACCCGGACGCGAGACCGAAGCAGCCGAAGCGGCGAAGCCGGCCACCTCGCCGGAAACGGCGCCGGCTGTGGCAGCGAAGCCGGCTCCGAAAGCGGCGAACCTGCCGGAACCAGCGGTCGAGGCCAAGCAGGCTCCGGAACCAGCGCCGGCGGCGGCAGCCGAAGCGGCGAAGCTCGCGACCCCGCCCGGGCAGACAGCCGCAGCCGCAGCCGGGGCCGTCGATCCGGTCGGGGGGTTCGCCGGGATCGCCGCCATCACCGGGGCCGTCTTCGCCGTCGTCGGGCTCGGCCTCCACTACCGGTACGGCGAACCCCTCACCTACTTCCGGCCCGGCATGGAGACCTACGTCGGGATCGTCGCCGCCTGCGCCACTCTCGCCGGGATCCTGGCCCTCGCGCCGCGCACCAGAACCCGCACCGGCCCCGCTCTCCTGCTCGGGACCGGGCTCGCCGGCCTCTTCGGGCTCCTCCGCTTCCTCGGCGACGCCATCACCTACACCGCCGACAGCGACGCCGAACTCGGGGCCGGCTACACCTTCCTGCTCCTCGCGCACGTCGCCTGGACGATCGCCGCGGTCTGCGCGGCGGTGATCCTGCGGAAAGACGCCGGACGGGCACGCGGCCGGCCGGACTGGGCCGCGGTCGGGCTCGGGGTCCTCCTCGCCGCCGCCTGGCTCACGCAGCTGGGGGAGCTCTCACGGCACAGTGACAGCGAGGCCGGGCGCGCCGCCGCCTACTTCCTGGTCGGCGCCATCCTCGCCGTCCTGATCCCCGCCGTCGCGATCTCCCTGCGGAGCGGGTGGGCCGTGCTCGCCACCGGGACCGCCGGGCTCGCGGGTGTCCTGGTGCCCACCTTCGTGGCCGTCGCCGGCCACTCGACCGTCGCCGGGCAGGTGATCGCCTCGAGCGCGATCCTGCTGCTCGTCGTCGACACCGTGGTCCTGGCCCGGCGGAATCAGCCGATCGAGGGACAGCCCTGA
- a CDS encoding erythromycin esterase family protein yields MPETESVAVASVADLIGDAEVVAIGENNHHIREFGALRDRLLRHLVEERGFTVLGFEGGFPEGHLVDSWLRGGPGDVADVARAGFTFGLGDSAEVHAMLTWLRGRGVRFAGLDVPGSAGSPVPALNALREHVLRVDPANVSLVDTALAACEPYASVSSAIAPARYKEMSVEARDAATAALTVLCGHAVALGYDEVAVHHAEGALRVDLYLRELDALMAGRAPEPQSSSRDTYMAATVRLLRRLHPGEKIVLMLHNGHLQRVPFSPMPGMTAPSAGTHLAGELGDRYFALAITAVSGTTTGLAPEETAPLGFRMFEQEMGEPAEGSVEAVLADRAPCVVARPAGSGIRHAHASVPVDVAAAFDAVVCLKGQETIFRSGAE; encoded by the coding sequence ATGCCAGAAACCGAGTCCGTCGCCGTCGCGTCCGTCGCCGACCTGATCGGTGACGCCGAGGTCGTCGCGATCGGTGAGAACAACCATCACATCCGGGAGTTCGGGGCGCTGCGCGACCGCCTGCTGCGCCACCTCGTCGAGGAGCGCGGGTTCACCGTGCTCGGGTTCGAGGGCGGCTTTCCGGAAGGGCACCTGGTCGACTCGTGGCTGCGGGGCGGGCCCGGCGACGTCGCCGATGTCGCGCGTGCGGGCTTCACCTTCGGCCTGGGTGATTCGGCGGAAGTGCACGCGATGCTGACCTGGCTGCGCGGCCGCGGGGTGCGGTTCGCCGGGCTGGACGTCCCGGGTTCCGCGGGGTCGCCGGTGCCCGCGCTGAACGCGCTCCGCGAGCACGTCCTGCGGGTGGACCCGGCCAACGTGTCCCTTGTGGACACGGCGCTGGCGGCGTGCGAACCGTACGCGTCGGTCAGCAGCGCGATCGCTCCCGCGCGGTACAAGGAGATGAGCGTCGAGGCCCGGGACGCGGCGACCGCGGCCCTTACCGTCCTTTGTGGACACGCGGTGGCGCTCGGCTACGACGAAGTCGCCGTGCACCACGCCGAGGGCGCGTTGCGCGTGGACCTCTACCTGCGTGAGCTGGACGCGCTGATGGCGGGCCGGGCGCCCGAACCGCAGAGTTCGTCGCGGGACACCTACATGGCGGCCACGGTGCGGCTGCTGCGGCGGCTGCACCCGGGCGAGAAGATCGTCCTGATGCTCCACAACGGACACCTCCAGCGCGTGCCGTTCTCGCCGATGCCCGGCATGACGGCGCCGTCGGCGGGCACCCACCTCGCCGGGGAACTGGGCGACCGCTATTTCGCGCTGGCGATCACGGCCGTTTCCGGAACGACGACCGGGTTGGCGCCCGAGGAAACCGCGCCGCTCGGGTTCCGGATGTTCGAGCAGGAAATGGGCGAGCCCGCGGAAGGCAGCGTCGAAGCGGTGCTGGCGGACCGGGCGCCGTGCGTGGTCGCGCGGCCGGCGGGTTCGGGCATCCGCCACGCGCACGCTTCCGTGCCGGTCGACGTGGCGGCCGCGTTCGACGCCGTCGTCTGCCTGAAAGGGCAGGAAACGATTTTCCGGTCCGGCGCCGAATAG
- a CDS encoding TetR/AcrR family transcriptional regulator → MATEISGTRRPGGRTERTRLAALNATLELLGERGYAELTVEAVAERSGVHKTTLYRRWESAEGLVAAALLMGTEQPWTAPDTGSLEGDLREVNLELVHYFTSPGERELPTASISAAFLSPRAADALREFYVDRHARSAPIVERAVERGEVPAGTDPVEVVRVACGPVFYRLFVSREGVTPRDAGVAAAAAAAAAKAGVFTKTD, encoded by the coding sequence TTGGCAACCGAGATTTCCGGCACGCGCCGACCGGGCGGCCGCACCGAGCGGACCCGCCTCGCCGCGCTGAACGCCACCCTGGAACTGCTCGGGGAACGCGGGTACGCCGAGCTGACCGTCGAGGCGGTCGCCGAGCGCTCCGGCGTGCACAAGACGACGCTGTACCGCCGGTGGGAGTCCGCCGAAGGCCTGGTCGCGGCGGCCCTGCTGATGGGCACCGAGCAGCCGTGGACCGCGCCGGACACCGGTTCGCTCGAGGGCGACCTGCGCGAGGTCAACCTGGAGCTCGTCCACTACTTCACCTCGCCGGGCGAGCGCGAGCTCCCGACCGCGTCGATCTCGGCCGCGTTCCTCTCCCCGCGCGCCGCGGACGCCCTGCGCGAGTTCTACGTCGACCGCCACGCCCGCTCCGCCCCCATCGTCGAGCGCGCCGTCGAGCGCGGAGAAGTCCCGGCCGGCACCGACCCGGTCGAGGTCGTGCGCGTGGCCTGCGGGCCGGTCTTCTACCGCCTGTTCGTCTCCCGGGAAGGCGTGACACCGCGGGACGCCGGAGTGGCGGCCGCCGCGGCCGCAGCCGCCGCGAAAGCCGGGGTGTTCACGAAGACAGACTGA